One Parasphingorhabdus cellanae genomic region harbors:
- a CDS encoding phosphoribosyl-ATP diphosphatase, producing the protein MNDILQKLETTIHQRRSADPKDSYVASLRAKGRAKMAEKLGEEAVEAVIAAVQGDKADMTGEAADVLFHLMVLLADMELSIDDVLAELARREGLSGIIEKASRKD; encoded by the coding sequence ATGAACGATATCTTGCAAAAGCTGGAAACCACCATCCATCAGCGTCGGAGCGCTGATCCCAAAGATAGTTATGTCGCCAGCCTGCGCGCTAAGGGACGTGCCAAAATGGCTGAGAAACTTGGCGAGGAAGCGGTTGAGGCCGTTATCGCGGCAGTACAGGGCGACAAGGCGGATATGACCGGAGAGGCAGCAGATGTCCTGTTCCACCTGATGGTTTTGCTGGCCGACATGGAATTGTCCATCGATGATGTGTTGGCGGAGCTGGCGCGCCGTGAAGGACTGTCGGGTATTATCGAAAAAGCTTCCAGAAAGGACTGA
- a CDS encoding sodium-dependent transporter, which produces MAGPAAPTGEGWSSRTAFILAAVGAAVGLGNIWRFPTLAGENGGGAFVLVYISCIILIGLPMVLSEVLIGRHGRSDAFHSVVKVAEDSNVSKNWGIFGGIGILNAFLILTFYSVVAGWVMYYVGVMSVDLVGAIFSGDPFAGALASENPETIPSRMTDLFGNIPLLLGMHTLFMVVSIWIVARGVTDGIEKAATYLMPTFFVLLVLITLYGAFTGEFAKALSFLFTPDFSKLSPAVVNDALGQALFSMSVASAALITYGGYVSRETNLAPTAGMIAFADTGVALLAGLMIFPIVFAVGLDVAAGPTLVFQSLPIAFHNMPAGSLVGLLFFVLIFFAALTSSISLLEGVVAWAMRRFEWGRGFTAWLVGGVIFLIGIACALSLNVWSDIRPLGFIPLFEDKNIFDAIDDLVSKILLPVTAFLTAVFIGWRADKKLVKEETGLEGAMFGLWRFLIAWLAPLAVAMIFVFAVFPNLIGQG; this is translated from the coding sequence ATGGCAGGACCAGCAGCACCAACCGGAGAGGGTTGGTCATCGCGGACAGCCTTTATTTTAGCAGCTGTGGGCGCCGCGGTTGGTCTCGGCAATATATGGCGTTTTCCGACCTTGGCCGGTGAAAATGGCGGTGGGGCTTTTGTGCTGGTCTATATCAGCTGTATCATTTTAATCGGCCTTCCTATGGTTTTATCCGAAGTCCTGATCGGCAGGCACGGTCGCAGCGATGCATTTCATAGTGTCGTCAAGGTTGCTGAAGATTCCAACGTCAGTAAAAATTGGGGAATATTCGGCGGTATCGGTATATTAAATGCCTTTCTCATTCTTACATTTTACAGCGTCGTGGCCGGTTGGGTGATGTATTATGTCGGCGTTATGAGCGTCGATCTTGTGGGTGCGATCTTCTCCGGTGATCCTTTCGCTGGCGCTTTGGCAAGCGAAAACCCCGAAACTATCCCCAGCCGCATGACCGACCTGTTCGGAAATATCCCCCTGCTGCTGGGTATGCACACTTTGTTCATGGTCGTCTCTATCTGGATTGTCGCACGCGGGGTCACCGATGGGATTGAAAAAGCGGCAACGTACCTGATGCCGACATTCTTCGTGCTTCTTGTTCTGATCACACTTTATGGGGCCTTTACAGGGGAATTTGCCAAAGCCCTGTCGTTCCTGTTCACTCCCGATTTCTCAAAACTATCGCCGGCGGTTGTGAATGATGCCTTGGGGCAGGCGTTGTTTTCGATGAGCGTCGCCTCGGCTGCATTGATTACCTATGGCGGCTATGTTTCGCGCGAAACCAATCTTGCACCCACCGCTGGTATGATTGCTTTTGCTGATACTGGGGTCGCTCTGCTCGCCGGTTTGATGATTTTCCCGATCGTATTTGCGGTCGGCCTAGACGTTGCGGCGGGACCGACATTGGTGTTCCAATCCCTTCCGATCGCATTTCATAATATGCCCGCCGGATCACTGGTTGGGCTGCTATTTTTCGTGCTGATCTTCTTTGCTGCGCTAACCAGTTCGATATCCTTGCTGGAAGGTGTTGTGGCTTGGGCGATGCGGCGGTTTGAATGGGGCAGGGGCTTTACAGCTTGGCTGGTTGGCGGCGTCATATTCCTGATCGGCATTGCCTGTGCCTTGTCTCTTAACGTCTGGAGTGACATTCGGCCCCTTGGCTTCATTCCGCTTTTTGAAGATAAGAATATCTTTGACGCGATTGACGATCTGGTTTCCAAAATACTGCTTCCGGTTACCGCATTCCTGACAGCCGTGTTTATTGGCTGGCGAGCTGACAAGAAGCTGGTGAAGGAAGAAACTGGTCTGGAAGGCGCGATGTTTGGATTATGGCGTTTCTTGATCGCTTGGCTGGCGCCATTGGCAGTCGCGATGATTTTCGTTTTTGCAGTGTTTCCCAACCTTATCGGTCAGGGTTAG
- the hisF gene encoding imidazole glycerol phosphate synthase subunit HisF, translating into MTVRIRVIPCLDVADGRVVKGVNFVDLKDAGDPVEQARAYDAAGADELCFLDIGASHEKRDTIIDVVRRTAEVCFMPVTVGGGVRTADDARALLMAGADKVAVNSAAVSRPEVVSDIAGRFGSQCMVASIDARYVEEGRWEIFTHGGRTPTGIDALEHAVRMADLGAGELLVTSMDRDGTRDGYDLALTRAIADAVSIPVVASGGVGNLDHMVEGVIKGGANAVLAASIFHFGQHSISEAHDALRAAGLPARHNR; encoded by the coding sequence ATGACCGTTCGCATCCGCGTCATACCCTGTCTCGACGTAGCCGATGGACGTGTGGTCAAGGGCGTCAATTTCGTTGATCTTAAAGACGCCGGTGATCCGGTCGAGCAGGCGCGGGCCTATGATGCCGCGGGCGCAGATGAGCTGTGTTTTCTCGACATTGGCGCCAGTCATGAAAAGCGCGATACGATTATCGATGTTGTACGGCGGACAGCGGAAGTCTGTTTCATGCCGGTGACCGTTGGCGGCGGCGTGCGAACAGCGGACGATGCCCGCGCGCTGCTGATGGCTGGCGCCGACAAGGTAGCCGTTAACAGCGCGGCAGTTTCTCGCCCCGAAGTGGTCAGTGACATTGCCGGGCGTTTTGGTAGCCAGTGTATGGTCGCGTCCATCGATGCCCGATATGTTGAGGAAGGTCGCTGGGAAATCTTCACCCATGGCGGGCGCACGCCTACCGGAATCGACGCCCTGGAACATGCGGTACGCATGGCGGATCTGGGGGCAGGGGAGTTGCTCGTCACATCGATGGATCGCGATGGCACCCGCGATGGTTATGACCTCGCTCTGACCCGGGCGATTGCCGATGCGGTGTCTATCCCGGTGGTCGCCAGCGGCGGTGTTGGTAATCTTGATCATATGGTCGAAGGTGTCATCAAGGGCGGTGCCAATGCGGTCCTGGCTGCATCAATTTTCCATTTTGGCCAGCACAGTATATCCGAAGCGCATGATGCCCTGCGCGCCGCTGGTTTGCCTGCTCGCCACAACCGCTAA
- the hisA gene encoding 1-(5-phosphoribosyl)-5-[(5-phosphoribosylamino)methylideneamino]imidazole-4-carboxamide isomerase has translation MIVFPAIDLKSGEVVRLAEGDMDRATVYGDNPAEQARLFAKAGAEHIHVVDLDGAFAGSPRNAEAVEAIVASFPGYVQLGGGIRNRETVERWFELGVARLVIGTAALKDPEFVRDMAREYEGGIVVAVDARDGMVATEGWADVSEVSVRDMARRFEDAGVASLLFTDVGRDGMLTGCNIEATVDLARSVDIPVIASGGVKGLDDVHMLSQFTQDGIEGVITGRALYDGRLDLATAIAMANR, from the coding sequence ATGATCGTCTTTCCTGCCATTGACCTGAAATCCGGCGAAGTTGTGCGCTTGGCCGAAGGCGATATGGACCGCGCTACCGTCTATGGGGACAATCCGGCGGAGCAAGCGAGGCTGTTCGCCAAAGCTGGCGCTGAGCATATTCATGTCGTCGATCTGGACGGGGCCTTTGCCGGGTCTCCGCGCAATGCCGAAGCGGTTGAGGCGATTGTCGCCAGCTTCCCCGGCTATGTGCAGCTGGGCGGCGGAATTCGAAACCGGGAGACGGTGGAACGCTGGTTTGAACTGGGCGTGGCGCGGCTGGTCATCGGTACAGCGGCGTTGAAAGACCCGGAATTTGTGCGCGACATGGCCAGGGAATATGAAGGCGGTATTGTCGTTGCCGTCGATGCCCGCGACGGAATGGTCGCCACCGAAGGCTGGGCCGATGTCTCTGAAGTCAGCGTAAGAGATATGGCGCGGCGTTTCGAAGATGCGGGTGTTGCGTCGCTTTTATTCACGGATGTGGGGCGCGATGGCATGCTGACGGGTTGCAATATCGAAGCGACGGTTGATCTGGCGCGCTCTGTCGATATTCCGGTGATCGCCAGTGGCGGGGTGAAGGGTCTTGACGATGTCCATATGCTCAGCCAGTTTACCCAGGATGGTATTGAAGGCGTGATTACCGGCCGGGCGCTCTATGACGGGCGGTTGGATCTGGCGACGGCCATTGCGATGGCGAACCGATAG
- a CDS encoding recombinase family protein has product MVERAKRKRCAIYTRKSTEEGLEQDFNSLDAQREACAAYILSQASEGWEAVSELYDDGGWSGGTMDRPALAQLLADVKAGKVDIIVVYKVDRLTRALADFAKIVEILDDNDASFVSVTQSFNTTTSMGRLTLNVLLSFAQFEREVTGERIRDKVAASKKKGMWMGGGVPYGYDVKERQFLINEAEAETVRYVFERYARLKSVPKLVDELAAKNIRTRARVFKSGRIAGGIHFKTGTLTHLLQNPVYVGKVRHKDKIYDGAHHPIISDELFERVQSIFAENRHDNALGKKSHNPSLLTGFITDPDDKPMTPAHAKKGPKRYRYYVTRTPPGDKSSKWRLPAGEIERLVIDTIARQMVTLSSTGTNDAREMEVQIHLVRQTSIDLLAMSITEQRELLLNCKTHVAINAGTIEIKFTPPNQDQPVKLSIKAKMVSRGSEVRLAITPDDGPIKREPDPVLLRLIAHAFAAQDLLVRGISSSMVNHYKQRHLQQLVRLSFMAPDIICTIIDGTQPPDLTGRKIIRINKIPLDWAGQRKMFGFASA; this is encoded by the coding sequence ATGGTTGAGCGAGCAAAACGAAAGCGGTGCGCAATCTACACTCGCAAATCGACAGAAGAGGGTCTGGAGCAAGACTTTAACAGTCTGGATGCCCAACGAGAAGCATGCGCTGCCTATATATTGAGCCAAGCCAGTGAAGGTTGGGAAGCAGTTTCAGAACTTTACGACGATGGCGGATGGTCAGGGGGTACTATGGATCGCCCTGCCCTAGCTCAGCTGCTGGCTGATGTAAAAGCGGGCAAAGTCGATATCATTGTTGTCTACAAGGTTGATCGACTCACGCGTGCATTGGCTGACTTTGCTAAGATTGTTGAGATATTGGATGATAACGATGCTTCATTCGTCAGCGTAACCCAATCGTTCAATACAACAACCAGCATGGGAAGACTGACACTTAACGTGCTTCTCTCCTTCGCGCAGTTTGAACGCGAAGTCACCGGTGAACGCATTCGCGACAAAGTTGCGGCATCTAAGAAGAAAGGCATGTGGATGGGCGGCGGTGTTCCTTATGGATATGATGTGAAAGAACGCCAGTTCCTGATTAATGAAGCTGAAGCTGAAACGGTGCGGTATGTATTTGAGCGGTACGCGCGACTGAAATCAGTTCCAAAGTTAGTCGATGAATTAGCCGCGAAAAATATCAGAACCAGGGCCCGTGTCTTCAAATCTGGAAGGATCGCCGGGGGTATCCACTTCAAGACTGGTACTTTAACGCATCTCCTTCAAAACCCTGTCTATGTCGGGAAAGTCCGCCATAAAGACAAAATCTATGATGGCGCGCATCATCCGATTATCTCGGATGAATTGTTCGAACGGGTGCAATCCATCTTTGCTGAAAACCGGCACGATAATGCGCTTGGCAAGAAGAGCCACAACCCCAGTTTGCTGACGGGCTTTATTACCGATCCTGATGACAAGCCGATGACGCCAGCGCATGCGAAGAAAGGACCGAAGCGCTATCGCTACTATGTCACACGGACACCGCCTGGAGACAAATCTTCCAAATGGAGATTGCCCGCTGGAGAAATCGAACGGCTGGTAATCGATACGATTGCCAGGCAGATGGTAACACTTAGCTCCACAGGAACTAATGACGCACGAGAAATGGAAGTTCAGATTCATCTGGTTCGTCAAACCTCAATCGATCTGCTTGCAATGTCTATCACCGAACAACGCGAATTATTGCTCAACTGTAAAACTCACGTTGCTATCAACGCCGGAACAATTGAAATCAAATTCACGCCTCCAAATCAGGATCAACCGGTCAAACTCTCGATTAAGGCAAAAATGGTCAGCAGAGGATCAGAAGTAAGATTAGCAATTACACCGGATGATGGACCAATCAAGCGTGAGCCAGATCCAGTGTTGCTCAGACTGATCGCTCACGCCTTCGCAGCTCAGGACCTTCTGGTTCGAGGAATATCCTCTTCGATGGTCAATCACTACAAACAGCGGCATTTGCAGCAGCTCGTTAGGTTAAGCTTCATGGCCCCCGATATTATCTGTACAATTATCGATGGAACTCAGCCACCTGATCTCACCGGACGCAAGATCATACGTATCAACAAAATCCCCCTAGACTGGGCGGGTCAGCGCAAAATGTTTGGGTTCGCTTCAGCCTAA
- a CDS encoding histidine triad nucleotide-binding protein — protein sequence MAINPTEPYDDENIFAKILRGEIPNKTVYEDDHVLAFHDINPQAPHHILVIPKGKYVSWDDFSAKASEVEIAGFVRGVGHVAREAGMVEPGYRLLANIGHDGHQEVPHLHVHIFAGKPLGPMLMRG from the coding sequence ATGGCGATTAACCCAACCGAACCTTATGATGATGAGAATATCTTTGCCAAAATCCTGCGCGGGGAAATACCCAACAAGACGGTATATGAGGATGATCATGTTCTCGCTTTTCATGATATCAACCCACAGGCCCCGCACCATATCCTGGTCATTCCCAAGGGAAAGTATGTCAGCTGGGACGATTTTTCCGCTAAAGCCAGCGAGGTTGAAATTGCCGGTTTTGTGCGTGGTGTCGGTCATGTGGCACGCGAAGCGGGTATGGTTGAGCCAGGCTATCGCCTGCTCGCGAATATCGGTCATGACGGGCATCAGGAAGTTCCGCATCTGCACGTCCATATATTTGCCGGAAAACCACTTGGCCCGATGTTGATGAGAGGCTAG
- a CDS encoding PEP-CTERM sorting domain-containing protein (PEP-CTERM proteins occur, often in large numbers, in the proteomes of bacteria that also encode an exosortase, a predicted intramembrane cysteine proteinase. The presence of a PEP-CTERM domain at a protein's C-terminus predicts cleavage within the sorting domain, followed by covalent anchoring to some some component of the (usually Gram-negative) cell surface. Many PEP-CTERM proteins exhibit an unusual sequence composition that includes large numbers of potential glycosylation sites. Expression of one such protein has been shown restore the ability of a bacterium to form floc, a type of biofilm.) — protein sequence MTFMNFAILGSAVAIGLADLAASIPEPSNILMLTLGVAGLVAGHMAASKKRNKL from the coding sequence ATGACATTTATGAATTTCGCCATTTTAGGCAGTGCAGTTGCAATAGGTTTGGCAGATTTGGCCGCTTCGATTCCAGAGCCATCTAATATCTTGATGCTGACGCTTGGCGTCGCCGGTCTGGTGGCCGGCCACATGGCCGCAAGCAAGAAGCGCAACAAGCTGTAA
- the yacG gene encoding DNA gyrase inhibitor YacG, which produces MPEKRSSKCPVCRKPKSSEFAPFCSAGCKDREWLGEGYKVPGPPVSPDQLADHFSGDAGRDGES; this is translated from the coding sequence TTGCCTGAGAAGCGTTCCTCAAAATGTCCGGTTTGCCGCAAGCCAAAATCCAGCGAATTTGCGCCTTTCTGTAGCGCAGGCTGCAAAGACCGGGAGTGGCTGGGAGAGGGCTATAAAGTGCCTGGACCGCCGGTTTCACCGGATCAACTGGCCGATCATTTTTCAGGAGATGCAGGCCGCGACGGAGAGTCCTAA